GCTTTCTAAATGATTGTGCTTCATCCAAAGTTTCAAAGTTGCCTAGCGAATAGGCATAAAAAGGGTTGGTTTTAACGAATAGCGTGTTGGTCAAAGCTTCTGAGGCAAGCGTCATATTGTTTTCTACAAACGACTTTACTTGAACTGAATATATGGTCTCTTTATCCAAGAATGCTTTAGCAAGGTAAAACTCCTTTACCAAGCTTAATTCTTCATTTTGAACTTTAAGATTATCTATACGTGTTTTTATGGCATCTAAACTATCTATTGAAACCAATAAATTACTCTGATTTTCAAACGAGTTTTTACTACTTAGTCCAGCCGTAAATGAAGTGATGGCCAATAAACCGATAACAAAAAGACCTGTAATTCCTAAAAGAACATTGCGCTGAAGCTTTACTTTTTGTAAATCCTTGTTTTTAAATTTTATTTGGTCTAAAAGTCTTTCGTTGATAATCTGTGCTTTATCAACGTCCTTATGCAAATCCAGTAAATCGCTTTCTTCAATAAATGGCATATTAGTTGGGTTAAAGTTTATGAAAACTAGCTAAAAGCATAGCTTTCAAATGGTTAATATACACTAACGCAAAAGTATAGTTTTTGTCCTAAGAAAAAAACTTACAGCTCTTAAATTACTAACTTTAATTTAACAATCCAACAGTTTCCCATTTTGTAGGAATTACAGCATCCGAATTCCATTAGCTTCTATTGTAATTTTACGTTCCCTATATAAAGTCCCGATTGCTTTTTTGAATGCCTTTTTACTTAAGTGAAGTATTTTCTTGATATCCTCTGGAGCAGATTTATCGTTCAAGGCCAAAAATCCATTATTATCTTTTAATTTTTCAAAAATCATGTTGGCCGTAGGCTCTAGCATTTTAGCACCAATTGGTTGTAATGAAACATCTATTTTAGCATCTGGTCTAACTGCTTTGATATATCCTTTAAGGTTTTTTCCAATAGAAATTGGTTTAAATATATCACTCTCAAACACTAGCCCTTTATACTTTCCCTCAATGATGACTTCCCACCCCAATGGCGTTTTCCGATAGACCAATAAATCTACCTCACTGTTTACTGGAATATTAAAACCGTCATTGGATAAAAACCGCTTAATCCGACTTGAACCTGTCAATCTAAAGGTTTCTTCATCTAGGTAGCAATGGACAACATATTTTTTACCCTCTTCCATTTCAACACCTTGTTCCCTAAAAGGTACAAGCAAGTGTTTTTCCAATCCCCAATCCATAAACGCACCATAATTGCCTACTTCTACAACTTCCAAAAAAGCAAAACTATTTCTAACTATATAGGGCTTGAGTGTTGTGGCTATGGGCCGTTCATTATTGTCCAAATAGCAAAATACCTCTAAATCACTGTCAATTTGAAAATCTTCTGGTACATATTTATTGGGCAGAAGAACCTCTGTGCCTTCATCGTCTCCTAAAAATAATCCTACACTTGTACTTCTTAGTACTTTTAAGGTATTGTAATTCCCCAATTCTATCATAGTACAAAGGTATACTGAAATTTGGGTATAAAAAAAGCTGCCTTTGGCAGCTTTATAAAACGTTTGATTCTATTAATTGTAAATGGATTCTTTTCCAAAATGTTTTGCCAACATATAATAGATAACAGCACGGTGCTTGTTTCTGTCACTTCTTCCATATTTGTCAATAACACTGTTGATAGCAGCCATCAAATCTGGGCTATCCGAAAGACCTAGCTTCTTGATAAGGAAATTGTTTTTCACGGTCTCCAATTCTTTGTCATCCGACCCAGAAACTTTTGAAGCATCTAGGTTATAAATAGCTGGGCCAAGACCTATGGCAACTTTGGTCAAAAGATCCATATCTGGAGTTTCACCAAACTTTTCCTTTACATCTGCTGCGTACTTTTCAATTAATTCGTCTCTTTTACTCATGATTGTTAGTGTTCTTTATTAAGATTACAAGATTTCTTAGCTTCTAAGATATAAAATCAAAATAACTAAGCAAAATTTTATCATTTTGTAATCGCGGTGTATTTATTTCCAATATTTTGGCATGTTCGGATTTACGATAAAAGTCAGCTAAGCAATTTTTAAGTTGCTTCTCGTTTTCAGCTTTTGAATATTCCAGATCATACATCTTGGCTAAATATTTTGCAGTAAGCCCATGTTCTGTTTCAAAAAAAGTAGCAAACTCTTTTGTTTCTTCTTTGCCCGGTAAAATCCTAAAGATTCCGCCACCAGAGTTATTAATGAGTATAATTCTAAAATCTGGTCGAATATAACTGCTCCATAACGCATTGCTATCATAGAAAAAACTCAGGTCACCTGTTATTAAAAGTGTAGGTTCTTTAGCATGAATCGATGCTCCCATTGCTGTAGAAGTACTTCCATCTATACCACTTGTACCACGATTGCAAAATACTTTTAGAGACGCATCCATCGGAAATAATTGTGTATACCTTATCGTAGAACTATTTGCCAAATGAACTTGGTATCCGTGCGGAATGGTTTTCTGCAACTGGTCAAAAACAGTAAAATCTGAAAACTCAATTTTATTTAAATAAGCTTCACGTCTAGCATCGTACTTTTCTTTTACTTTATTCCAATTTTGGTAGTAGTCACTTTCAATATTAACGTTTGAGTTTAGCATCCTCCGTAGAAAATAATTGGCATCCAACTTTATATGTTCCGATAAACAGAAAAAAGTGTCGTACGCTTTTTTGGTATCGATATGCCAATGTGCTTTTGGTTGATACTTTCTTAAAAAGGATTTTATTTTTTTTGAAACGATAAGTCCCCCAAAAGTGATTAACAGTTCGGGTTGAAGCGCCTCAAAAAGTTCTTCGCTTTTTTCCGATTTCTCTATTGGAGCTATAATGCTGTCTATACTCGGGAAAAAATTTGGGTGATGAATATTCGAAGTTGTCTCTGTAAACACCAACATTGTATCGTCATCTGCAAGTGACTCCAAAACTTCTTTATCAATAGCATTTGGATGGTTTACCCCTACCAAAATCATTTTACGCTTACTGGTGTTCCAAATTTCTATAAACGTATCCCAATTTTTAATACCAGGTTCGGTTTCTCTGATTTTTGCAAACTCGGGAACCTCAATACCTGTCGTTTCTACACAATCATACAAAGGCTCTTCAAAAGGTATATTGATGTGTACTGGAGCATGCTTTAGAATTGCTATTTCCAACGCGTTACTTATCTCTGACTCGTTATAAGCCTGAACGGTTGCCTGTGATTCTATATTTAGCGTTTTGGTGAAATTGGCAACTTTGTCTGGAGAATGGGCAGTATCCTGTTTTAAATTGGCGGTGTATCCAATATGTCTTTCAAGAACATTTTCTTGCCTTATCGTTTGCCCGTCACCAACATCAATTTTGTACGAGGGTCTATCCGCAGAAACAACAATAAGGGGTATATCGCTATAGAATGCTTCTGCTACCGCGGGGTAATAATTTAGTAGGGCACTACCCGAGGTACATATAGCTGCTACAGGTTCTCGTAGCTGTTGTGCCATCCCCAGAGCAAAGAAACCTGCACACCGTTCATCAACAATACTAAAACAATTAAAAAATGGATTTTTGGTAAAACCAAGTGTTAGTGGAGCATTTCTGGATCCCGGAGAAATCACAATATTTTTTATTCCTCTCGATTTAAAATAAAGAACAAGCGTCTGCGCCGAAGGAATATTCGAATACATCATGGGTTACAAAAATACGTTCCAAAATGATATTCGCCTAAAATTAGTGTGCATCTATTGAATTGTTCGCAACATTGTTTTGCTTTTGTTCTGTGTCTCAGACCATTCACTTTCTGGCTCCGATGCGGCTGTTATTCCACCACCTACAAAAATGAAAGCTTTTCCTTCTTTCAATTCCATACATCTTAAGTTAACAAATAACGATGTTTGCCGTACTTCGTTTAGATTAAGTTCCCCTAGAAATCCAGTGTAAAAAGTACGTTCGTAATTTTCATTCCCCTTAATAAAAGCCTTTGCTTCATCAGTTGGAATACCACAAATTGCTGGTGTTGGATGTAATGCGGCTACAATGTCCCTTACTTTTGTCTTTGATTTTATTTTTCCAGTGATTTCGGACTTCAAATGCCATAACTTTCCAGCTTTTACAGACTTGGCTTTCCCAACTTTTAGTTCTTCTACTGTGCCAACAAGCTTATCCTCAATATAATCGGTAACCATTTCCTGCTCTTTGATTTCCTTGCTACCCCACTCTGGCAAAGAAGTTTGCCACATAGGCAAGGTTCCTGCGAGCGACATGGTATGTAGGGTTTCGTTATGGATACGCATCAAGGTTTCTGGTGTTGCTCCGCACCATATTCCAATTTTAGGGTGAAAAAACCAATAACAAAATGCATCTTGATAACTATTCAAAAGATTTGTAAAGATTTTATCAGGAGATTTTGATAGGGCTATAGCAACTCTCCGGGATAGCACCACTTTCTTCAAAAACCCCTTTCTAATTTCTTTGATGCCTTTTTCCATCAAATTCAAATGAAAGTCTTTTCCTGATTCTTCTAAGCTCATGTTAGCATCTAAGTTTTGCTCCTCTGCTGCAAAAAGGACAGTTTTGATCTCATCTGGTTTGATCAGTACAGCATTGTCATTTAAATCAAAAGGAGCAAAGACAAATCCACTCTCTTCAAAATTCAAAGTAAAATTTAGATTGGGCGTGGATTGAAAAATACCCTTGACCTCATTCTCGCTAGGTTTCCTATAGATTGAAAATGGCAATCCTATTTTCAAACAAAGATTTGCCTTCTTCAAGAGTTGGTGAAAGTCGCTATTCTTTTGGTAAGGCAATGGTAGTGAGTTTACAATTGGAAATTAAATCTCCTTCCTCGTTTGTAATTTTTATTTCCCAAAGTTGGGTGGTTCTACCTTTATGGATTATAGAAGCTTTTGCGTATACAAATCCTTCGCGTATTCCTTTCACATGGTTTGCGGCAATCTCAATACCCCTTACATAGAATTCCTGTCCGTCCAAGAAAATATAAGATGCAGCGCTACCAACGCTTTCTGCCAGTGCAAC
The nucleotide sequence above comes from Flagellimonas sp. HMM57. Encoded proteins:
- a CDS encoding DUF2853 family protein; translated protein: MSKRDELIEKYAADVKEKFGETPDMDLLTKVAIGLGPAIYNLDASKVSGSDDKELETVKNNFLIKKLGLSDSPDLMAAINSVIDKYGRSDRNKHRAVIYYMLAKHFGKESIYN
- the menD gene encoding 2-succinyl-5-enolpyruvyl-6-hydroxy-3-cyclohexene-1-carboxylic-acid synthase; this translates as MMYSNIPSAQTLVLYFKSRGIKNIVISPGSRNAPLTLGFTKNPFFNCFSIVDERCAGFFALGMAQQLREPVAAICTSGSALLNYYPAVAEAFYSDIPLIVVSADRPSYKIDVGDGQTIRQENVLERHIGYTANLKQDTAHSPDKVANFTKTLNIESQATVQAYNESEISNALEIAILKHAPVHINIPFEEPLYDCVETTGIEVPEFAKIRETEPGIKNWDTFIEIWNTSKRKMILVGVNHPNAIDKEVLESLADDDTMLVFTETTSNIHHPNFFPSIDSIIAPIEKSEKSEELFEALQPELLITFGGLIVSKKIKSFLRKYQPKAHWHIDTKKAYDTFFCLSEHIKLDANYFLRRMLNSNVNIESDYYQNWNKVKEKYDARREAYLNKIEFSDFTVFDQLQKTIPHGYQVHLANSSTIRYTQLFPMDASLKVFCNRGTSGIDGSTSTAMGASIHAKEPTLLITGDLSFFYDSNALWSSYIRPDFRIILINNSGGGIFRILPGKEETKEFATFFETEHGLTAKYLAKMYDLEYSKAENEKQLKNCLADFYRKSEHAKILEINTPRLQNDKILLSYFDFIS
- a CDS encoding SPOR domain-containing protein, coding for MPFIEESDLLDLHKDVDKAQIINERLLDQIKFKNKDLQKVKLQRNVLLGITGLFVIGLLAITSFTAGLSSKNSFENQSNLLVSIDSLDAIKTRIDNLKVQNEELSLVKEFYLAKAFLDKETIYSVQVKSFVENNMTLASEALTNTLFVKTNPFYAYSLGNFETLDEAQSFRKQLVDMGFKDAFVASYQDGKRVQIEDPY
- a CDS encoding S1 RNA-binding domain-containing protein; amino-acid sequence: MIELGNYNTLKVLRSTSVGLFLGDDEGTEVLLPNKYVPEDFQIDSDLEVFCYLDNNERPIATTLKPYIVRNSFAFLEVVEVGNYGAFMDWGLEKHLLVPFREQGVEMEEGKKYVVHCYLDEETFRLTGSSRIKRFLSNDGFNIPVNSEVDLLVYRKTPLGWEVIIEGKYKGLVFESDIFKPISIGKNLKGYIKAVRPDAKIDVSLQPIGAKMLEPTANMIFEKLKDNNGFLALNDKSAPEDIKKILHLSKKAFKKAIGTLYRERKITIEANGIRML
- a CDS encoding chorismate-binding protein, yielding MKKANLCLKIGLPFSIYRKPSENEVKGIFQSTPNLNFTLNFEESGFVFAPFDLNDNAVLIKPDEIKTVLFAAEEQNLDANMSLEESGKDFHLNLMEKGIKEIRKGFLKKVVLSRRVAIALSKSPDKIFTNLLNSYQDAFCYWFFHPKIGIWCGATPETLMRIHNETLHTMSLAGTLPMWQTSLPEWGSKEIKEQEMVTDYIEDKLVGTVEELKVGKAKSVKAGKLWHLKSEITGKIKSKTKVRDIVAALHPTPAICGIPTDEAKAFIKGNENYERTFYTGFLGELNLNEVRQTSLFVNLRCMELKEGKAFIFVGGGITAASEPESEWSETQNKSKTMLRTIQ
- a CDS encoding PaaI family thioesterase, coding for MNEHKEKILAVCNGICKGTLMETLDITYVDVGENFLIARMPVTPKVHQPDGVLHGGASVALAESVGSAASYIFLDGQEFYVRGIEIAANHVKGIREGFVYAKASIIHKGRTTQLWEIKITNEEGDLISNCKLTTIALPKE